From the genome of Triticum aestivum cultivar Chinese Spring chromosome 3B, IWGSC CS RefSeq v2.1, whole genome shotgun sequence, one region includes:
- the LOC123065695 gene encoding oryzain alpha chain, with translation MRSPPTAVMAVAALLLLLVSLAAAVANTTDRELHHRVLAEFKAGHGKKMSEKETWRVFAEWKAKHGRKYSSAREEDRRYAIFKEKLRDADLHKAAFGPDAVFGINMFSDRTDEEWRTLSQGHEPYIPREGRDPHMLPIYICDDGTHSRTRICVR, from the coding sequence ATGAGGAGCCCCCCAACGGCCGTCATGGCGGTGgcagcgctgctgctgctgctggtatccctggcggcggcggtggcgaacaCGACGGACAGGGAGCTGCACCATCGGGTCTTGGCGGAGTTTAAGGCAGGGCACGGCAAGAAAATGAGCGAGAAGGAGACTTGGCGGGTGTTTGCCGAGTGGAAGGCCAAGCACGGCAGGAAGTACAGCTCCGCTCGCGAGGAGGATCGCCGTTACGCTATCTTCAAGGAAAAACTCCGCGACGCCGATCTGCACAAGGCCGCCTTCGGCCCCGACGCAGTTTTCGGCATCAACATGTTCAGCGACCGCACCGATGAGGAGTGGAGAACCCTGAGCCAGGGACATGAGCCATATATACCAAGAGAAGGACGTGATCCACATATGCTTCCAATCTATATCTGTGATGATGGTACCCATAGTAGGACTAGGATATGTGTTCGCTGA
- the LOC123070845 gene encoding heat shock 70 kDa protein, mitochondrial, which produces MRRSAMALRSTADRCFGHHSPLTNVIQSTYSANIGSRLGSLARAFSAKPLGNEVIGIDLGTTNSCVSVMEGKNAKVIENSEGTRTTPSVVAFSQKGERLVGTPAKRQAITNPQNTFFGTKRMIGRRFDDPQTQKEMKMVPYKIVKAPNGDAWVETTDGKQYSPSQIGAFVLTKMKETAESYLGKSISKAVITVPAYFNDAQRQATKDAGRIAGLDVQRIINEPTAAALSYGTNNKEGLIAVFDLGGGTFDVSILEISNGVFEVKATNGDTFLGGEDFDNTLLEYLVSEYKRSDNIDLSKDRLALQRLREAAEKAKIELSSTAQTEINLPFITADAAGAKHLNITLTRSKFESLVNGLIARTRDPCKNCLKDAGITTKEVDEVLLVGGMTRVPKVQEVVSEIFGKAPSKGVNPDEAVAMGAALQGGILRGDVKELLLLDVTPLSLGIETLGGIFTRLITRNTTIPTKKSQVFSTAADNQTQVGIRVLQGEREMATDNKLLGEFDLVGIPPAPRGLPQIEVTFDIDANGIVTVSAKDKATAKEQQITIRSSGGLSESEIEKMVREAELHSQKDQERKALIDIRNTADTTIYSIEKSLGEYRDKIPAEVATEIETAVADLRAEMASDDIEKIKSKMEVANKAVSKIGEHMSGGGAAGGGAAGGGSQEGGSQGGGDQAPEAEYEEVKK; this is translated from the exons ATGCGGCGATCAGCTATGGCGCTCCGCTCCACGGCGGACCGGTGCTTCGGCCACCACTCACCG TTGACGAACGTTATTCAATCAACATACAGTGCAAACATTGGTTCAAGATTGGGAAGTCTTGCAAGAGCTTTCAG TGCAAAACCACTTGGAAATGAGGTTATTGGGATTGATTTGGGAACAACAAATTCATGTGTTTCTGTTATGGAGGGAAAG AATGCAAAAGTGATAGAGAATTCAGAAGGCACTAGGACGACACCATCAGTTGTTGCCTTTAGTCAGAAGGGCGAGCGGCTTGTTGGAACTCCAGCCAAACGTCAAGCAATTACCAATCCACAGAACACCTTCTTTGGTACAAAGCGTATGATAGGGCGTCGCTTTGATGACCCACAGACGCAGAAAGAGATGAAAATGGTTCCATACAAAATTgtgaaggctccaaatggtgacgcTTGGGTTGAAACAACAGACGGCAAGCAGTACTCACCGAGCCAGATTGGTGCATTTGTGTTGACCAAGATGAAGGAGACCGCTGAATCTTACCTTGGCAAGTCTATTTCGAAGGCTGTGATCACAGTTCCAGCTTACTTCAACGATGCCCAGCGGCAGGCAACCAAGGATGCTGGTCGAATTGCTGGACTTGATGTCCAAAGGATCATCAATGAACCAACTGCTGCTGCTCTGTCTTATGGAACAAACAACAAGGAGGGTTTGATAGCTGTATTTGACCTTGGAGGTGGTACCTTCGATGTCTCCATCCTTGAGATCTCCAATGGAGTTTTTGAG GTGAAAGCAACAAACGGTGATACTTTCCTGGGTGGAGAAGACTTTGATAATACTCTATTGGAGTACCTAGTCAGTGAATACAAAAGATCTGATAATATTGATCTGTCAAAAGACAGACTAGCTCTGCAAAGGTTGCGTGAAGCAGCTGAGAAGGCAAAAATTGAACTCTCATCAACTGCGCAGACTGAGATCAACCTTCCTTTTATCACGGCTGATGCTGCTGGAGCAAAACATTTGAATATAACATTGACAAGATCAAAGTTTGAAAGTTTGGTGAATGGTCTCATTGCAAGGACTAGAGACCCATGCAAGAATTGTTTGAAGGATGCTGGTATAACCACAAAGGAAGTTGATGAGGTTCTTCTTGTTGGTGGCATGACAAGGGTTCCCAAAGTGCAGGAAGTGGTTTCAGAAATCTTCGGCAAGGCCCCCAGCAAAGGAGTCAACCCAGATGAAGCTGTTGCCATGGGTGCGGCTCTTCAGGGTGGCATTCTCCGTGGAGATGTCAAAGAGCTTCTTCTCCTTGACGTAACCCCCCTTTCACTTGGTATTGAGACTCTTGGTGGTATCTTCACCAGACTGATAACCAGGAACACTACAATCCCCACAAAGAAAAGCCAG GTGTTCTCAACTGCTGCTGACAACCAGACGCAAGTGGGTATCCGTGTCCTGCAAGGTGAACGTGAGATGGCAACAGACAACAAACTTCTTGGCGAGTTTGATCTTGTGGGCATCCCACCAGCCCCAAGAGGACTGCCACAGATTGAGGTCACGTTTGATATTGACGCCAATGGAATTGTGACGGTCTCTGCAAAGGACAAGGCCACCGCAAAGGAGCAGCAGATCACCATCCGATCGTCCGGTGGGCTTTCTGAGTCCGAGATCGAGAAGATGGTGCGGGAGGCTGAGTTGCACTCACAGAAGGACCAGGAGCGCAAGGCCCTCATTGACATCAGAAACACCGCAGACACCACCATCTACAGCATCGAGAAGAGCCTGGGAGAGTACAGGGACAAGATCCCCGCGGAGGTCGCCACCGAGATCGAGACGGCGGTTGCTGATCTCCGCGCGGAGATGGCCTCTGACGACATCGAGAAGATAAAGAGCAAGATGGAAGTGGCCAACAAGGCGGTCTCAAAGATCGGGGAGCACATGTCTggtggtggtgcggctggaggcggcGCGGCTGGCGGTGGTTCCCAGGAAGGAGGCTCGCAGGGCGGAGGCGACCAGGCCCCAGAGGCCGAGTACGAGGAGGTGAAGAAGTGA